One window of Solwaraspora sp. WMMA2056 genomic DNA carries:
- a CDS encoding GntR family transcriptional regulator: MSFADHGITSFAGISGTVHERVRDWMRSAIVDGTLKPGSRIVQTEIAQLLGVSPTPVREAMRDLAAEGLIKVHARKVATVTAIDAAELRDIRLLRETLEGLAARLCAERITEAELNKAERMQEEMERDPDLGKYVELNRAFHLYLYDAARSPRLTQMLLSLRTATPGMLSVAFMRSKERRLDGLDEHRRFLKACRDRDLDAAEAIFRTHSSVAFHEMEAFLENRPID; encoded by the coding sequence GTGTCGTTCGCGGACCACGGGATCACGTCGTTCGCCGGAATCTCGGGGACGGTGCACGAGCGCGTCCGGGACTGGATGCGCTCGGCGATCGTCGACGGCACCCTGAAGCCGGGCTCACGGATCGTTCAGACCGAGATCGCCCAGCTGCTGGGCGTCAGCCCCACCCCGGTCCGCGAAGCAATGCGCGACCTGGCCGCCGAAGGGCTGATCAAGGTCCATGCCCGGAAGGTGGCCACCGTCACCGCCATCGACGCCGCCGAGCTGCGCGACATTCGGCTGCTGCGCGAGACCCTCGAAGGGCTGGCGGCCCGGCTCTGCGCCGAACGGATCACCGAGGCGGAGCTGAACAAGGCCGAACGGATGCAGGAAGAGATGGAACGCGACCCGGACCTCGGCAAGTACGTCGAGCTCAACCGGGCGTTCCACCTCTATCTGTACGACGCCGCCCGGTCACCACGGCTCACCCAGATGCTGCTGTCGCTGCGTACCGCCACACCGGGGATGCTCTCGGTCGCCTTCATGCGGTCGAAGGAACGCCGCCTCGACGGCCTCGACGAGCACCGGCGCTTCCTGAAAGCCTGCCGCGACCGGGACCTCGACGCCGCCGAGGCGATCTTCCGGACCCACTCGTCCGTCGCCTTCCACGAGATGGAAGCCTTCCTGGAGAACCGGCCGATCGACTGA
- a CDS encoding MFS transporter, whose product MTTTDNQGRAQRRSLRQRLVIDVTPLRESPDFRRLWTGHAVAILGTQMTRVAVPYQVYVLTGSTLMVGLASLAQLIPLMVCSLLGGSVADAVDRRRLLVATESMLAVVVGGLALLALLDRPPIWAIFVLVAVSAGLSALESPARSAAVAGLVRREVLPSAFALNQTLTQVGAIVGPAVAGVIIAGLGLSSTYALNVVTFLVSIAVLSRMRPMPPAHAVTKPGIRSVVEGLTYLRSKPAVLGCFLADLNAMFFGMPRALFPAIALGQLGGDAVTVGLLHAAPGAGALIGALTSGWVVAVTRQGRAVIVSIVVWGLAIAGFGLSHWLPLTLALLMVAGAADVVSAVFRQTVLQLSVPDHLRGRLSSVHIGVVTGGPLLGDARAGATASLTSPAFAMVSGGLACAVIMAFLGWRLTALRRWTLADAEIDRRENGS is encoded by the coding sequence GTGACCACCACCGACAACCAGGGCCGGGCGCAGCGCAGGTCCCTGCGCCAGCGCCTGGTCATCGACGTCACCCCGCTGCGCGAGTCGCCCGACTTCCGGCGGCTGTGGACCGGACACGCCGTGGCGATCCTCGGCACCCAGATGACCCGGGTCGCTGTGCCGTACCAGGTCTACGTGCTGACCGGGTCCACTCTCATGGTGGGCCTGGCCAGCCTGGCCCAGCTGATCCCGCTGATGGTCTGCTCGCTGCTGGGCGGCTCGGTCGCCGACGCCGTCGACCGCCGCCGCCTGCTGGTGGCCACCGAGAGCATGTTGGCGGTCGTCGTCGGCGGCCTGGCCCTGCTGGCCCTGCTCGACCGGCCGCCGATCTGGGCGATCTTCGTCCTGGTGGCGGTCTCGGCCGGGCTGTCGGCGCTGGAGAGCCCGGCTCGCAGTGCCGCCGTGGCCGGCCTGGTCCGCCGGGAGGTGCTGCCGTCGGCCTTCGCGCTGAACCAGACTCTCACCCAGGTCGGCGCGATCGTCGGGCCGGCCGTCGCCGGCGTGATCATCGCCGGGCTCGGGCTGTCCAGCACGTACGCGCTGAACGTCGTCACGTTCCTGGTCTCCATCGCGGTGCTCAGCCGGATGCGGCCGATGCCGCCGGCGCACGCCGTCACCAAGCCGGGGATCCGTTCGGTGGTCGAGGGCCTGACCTACCTGCGGAGCAAGCCCGCGGTGCTGGGCTGTTTCCTCGCCGACCTCAACGCCATGTTCTTCGGGATGCCGCGGGCGCTGTTCCCGGCGATCGCCCTCGGCCAGCTCGGCGGCGACGCGGTGACCGTCGGGCTGCTGCACGCGGCCCCGGGCGCGGGGGCCCTCATCGGTGCCCTCACCTCGGGCTGGGTCGTCGCGGTGACCAGGCAGGGCCGGGCGGTGATCGTGTCGATCGTCGTGTGGGGTCTGGCGATCGCCGGGTTCGGCCTGTCGCACTGGCTGCCGCTGACGCTGGCCCTGCTCATGGTCGCCGGTGCCGCCGACGTCGTCTCGGCGGTGTTCCGCCAGACCGTCCTGCAGCTCAGCGTGCCGGACCACCTGCGGGGCCGGCTCTCCTCGGTCCACATCGGCGTGGTGACCGGGGGACCGTTGCTCGGCGACGCGCGGGCCGGTGCGACGGCGAGCCTGACCAGTCCGGCGTTCGCGATGGTCTCCGGCGGCCTGGCCTGCGCGGTGATCATGGCGTTCCTCGGTTGGCGGCTGACGGCGCTGCGCCGGTGGACGCTCGCCGATGCCGAGATCGACCGCCGGGAGAACGGGAGCTGA
- a CDS encoding M24 family metallopeptidase has translation MTTIAAQPLTDRDYPRFSDAEFARRDAAVRARMDALDLQLVVVCGRGGRDPNVLYLSDWWSTREAWILYPRHGDPTMLIQLSNHLPLARRMARFPDVRFGGSAPTGSVDTVPTLIECLRERGVTTGRVGLAGTITWREHARLTEALPGVEWVEFGGQLVDQRQIKSDEEMQRLIASARMCDASALAIAEQARPGMTEHEVARIIEDSYLADGGINGIHFMVATQMSDPRGGVPCQHQADRRLQVGDALVAELSTNYAGYSAQVLRSYTIGADPTPLYARLHDVALEVFDAVCTAIRPGATVSDILDAAEVAQRQGFTIYDDLVHGCAQLPAIVRTRQTYRGEPEGFVYQEGMCLVVQPNVVTPDGLAGVQYGEMFRVTASGLESLHAVPREFFRCG, from the coding sequence GTGACGACCATCGCTGCGCAACCACTGACCGACCGCGACTACCCGCGGTTCTCCGATGCGGAGTTCGCCCGACGTGACGCCGCGGTCCGGGCCCGGATGGACGCCCTCGACCTGCAACTCGTCGTGGTGTGCGGCCGGGGCGGCCGCGACCCGAACGTGCTGTACCTCAGCGACTGGTGGTCGACCCGGGAGGCCTGGATCCTGTACCCCCGGCACGGCGATCCGACCATGCTGATCCAGCTGTCGAACCATCTGCCGCTGGCCCGTCGGATGGCCCGGTTCCCCGACGTACGGTTCGGCGGCTCGGCACCGACCGGCTCGGTGGACACCGTCCCCACCCTGATCGAATGCCTGCGTGAGCGCGGCGTCACGACCGGCCGGGTGGGCCTGGCCGGCACCATCACCTGGCGGGAGCACGCCCGGCTCACCGAGGCGCTGCCCGGGGTGGAATGGGTCGAGTTCGGCGGCCAGCTGGTGGACCAGCGCCAGATCAAGAGCGACGAGGAGATGCAGCGGCTGATCGCCTCGGCGCGGATGTGCGACGCCTCCGCGTTGGCGATCGCGGAGCAGGCCCGGCCCGGCATGACCGAGCACGAGGTGGCCCGGATCATCGAAGACAGTTACCTGGCCGACGGCGGGATCAACGGCATCCACTTCATGGTCGCGACCCAGATGTCCGACCCGCGCGGCGGTGTGCCCTGCCAGCACCAGGCCGACCGGCGACTGCAGGTCGGTGACGCCCTCGTCGCGGAGCTCAGCACGAACTACGCCGGCTACTCCGCCCAGGTCCTGCGCAGCTACACGATCGGCGCGGACCCGACCCCGCTGTACGCCCGGCTGCACGACGTCGCGCTCGAGGTCTTCGACGCGGTCTGCACGGCGATCCGGCCCGGTGCGACCGTGTCGGACATCCTCGACGCGGCGGAGGTCGCCCAACGGCAGGGCTTCACCATCTACGACGACCTGGTGCACGGCTGCGCCCAGCTACCGGCCATCGTCCGTACCCGGCAGACCTACCGGGGCGAACCCGAGGGCTTCGTGTACCAGGAGGGGATGTGCCTGGTCGTGCAGCCCAACGTGGTGACACCGGACGGCCTCGCCGGGGTCCAGTACGGCGAGATGTTCCGGGTCACCGCGTCCGGACTCGAATCGTTGCACGCGGTGCCCCGCGAGTTCTTCCGGTGCGGCTGA
- a CDS encoding iron ABC transporter permease produces the protein MVTLVEGRTRRVTGLVDSFRALRGALSPRGVVYGLVLVILLAQVALPIAILLYTSVKDARPTDADFFSLEFTLDNFRDAFASGRLLSVTWTTVQFAVGSTLVALALGTFLAWIVARTNVPLRNVVGVLTVVQMAVPGILIPVAWTFLASPNIGAINVAWRNLTGTDGTLFNVYSMEGLILVNGLTMVPMVYLFVVTVFSSMNSSLEEAAEVSGASKLRAVRDISLPLAAPGIAAVAIMALMRAWEAFEIPWFLGVNERIFTYASEIYLRTSTPPSNVGLVSTYAVFMLVGAVVMIWWYDRFNQAGERYAVISGKNFSSVRMDLGRWRLPVAALTFVVLTLVILLPLLMLLWMSLNPFFRQVSWESLSSLSLDSYVAALRTPNILQGFANSLLVGVLASAGVLVLSTLAAWFSARRIAGGRLLYLLTSVPMALPNVIVGVSFLWIFLITPLPIYSTHWALVIAYITIIIAVVSRLVSARMLQISSELEEAAQVAGASFARAIWTIVVPLLSPALLAGALITMVMSFRELQTTLYLAGPQTRTAAVVMFDMAGDGQFSTVAAFGIVTFGVLLVGLVGYNRLNARMGLEGGL, from the coding sequence ATGGTGACCCTTGTGGAAGGCCGTACCCGGCGCGTCACCGGCCTGGTCGACAGCTTCCGCGCCCTGCGGGGGGCGTTGTCCCCCCGCGGGGTGGTCTACGGGCTGGTCCTGGTCATCCTGCTGGCCCAGGTGGCGCTGCCGATCGCCATCCTGCTGTACACCAGCGTCAAGGACGCCCGGCCCACCGACGCCGACTTCTTCTCCCTCGAATTCACCCTCGACAACTTCCGGGACGCGTTCGCGTCCGGCCGGCTGCTCAGCGTCACCTGGACCACGGTGCAGTTCGCGGTCGGCTCCACGCTCGTCGCCCTCGCCCTGGGCACCTTCCTGGCCTGGATCGTCGCCCGGACGAACGTGCCGTTGCGCAACGTGGTGGGCGTACTCACGGTCGTCCAGATGGCCGTCCCCGGGATCCTCATCCCGGTGGCCTGGACCTTCCTGGCCAGCCCGAACATCGGTGCCATCAACGTGGCCTGGCGCAACCTGACCGGCACCGACGGCACCCTGTTCAACGTCTACTCCATGGAGGGCCTGATCCTGGTCAACGGGCTCACCATGGTGCCGATGGTCTACCTGTTCGTGGTCACCGTCTTCTCCTCGATGAACTCGTCGTTGGAGGAGGCCGCCGAGGTGTCCGGGGCATCGAAGCTGCGGGCGGTACGGGACATCTCGCTGCCGCTCGCCGCACCAGGGATCGCCGCCGTCGCGATCATGGCGTTGATGCGGGCCTGGGAGGCGTTCGAGATCCCCTGGTTCCTCGGCGTCAACGAACGGATCTTCACCTACGCCTCGGAGATCTACCTGCGGACGAGTACGCCGCCGAGCAACGTCGGCCTGGTCAGCACCTACGCCGTCTTCATGCTGGTCGGCGCCGTGGTGATGATCTGGTGGTACGACCGGTTCAACCAGGCGGGGGAGCGGTACGCCGTGATCAGCGGCAAGAACTTCTCCTCGGTCCGGATGGACCTGGGCCGGTGGCGGCTGCCGGTGGCGGCGCTCACCTTCGTCGTGCTGACACTGGTGATCCTGCTTCCGCTGCTGATGCTGCTGTGGATGTCACTCAACCCGTTCTTCCGGCAGGTCAGCTGGGAGTCGCTCAGCTCGCTGTCGTTGGACTCCTACGTGGCCGCCCTGCGCACGCCCAACATCCTGCAGGGTTTCGCCAACAGCCTCCTGGTCGGCGTGCTCGCCAGCGCCGGCGTACTGGTCCTGTCGACCCTGGCGGCGTGGTTCTCCGCCCGGCGGATCGCCGGTGGCCGGCTGCTCTACCTGCTGACCTCGGTGCCGATGGCGCTGCCCAACGTCATCGTCGGCGTGAGCTTCCTGTGGATCTTCCTGATCACGCCGCTGCCGATCTACTCGACGCACTGGGCGCTGGTGATCGCGTACATCACCATCATCATCGCGGTGGTGTCCCGGCTGGTCAGCGCCCGGATGCTGCAGATCAGCTCCGAGCTGGAGGAGGCGGCGCAGGTGGCCGGGGCGAGCTTCGCGCGGGCGATCTGGACGATCGTCGTACCGCTGCTGTCGCCGGCCCTGCTCGCGGGCGCCCTGATCACCATGGTGATGAGCTTCCGCGAACTGCAGACCACCCTCTACCTCGCGGGTCCGCAGACCCGCACCGCGGCGGTCGTCATGTTCGACATGGCCGGCGACGGACAGTTCTCCACCGTGGCGGCCTTCGGCATCGTCACCTTCGGTGTCCTGCTCGTCGGGCTCGTCGGCTACAACCGCCTCAACGCCCGGATGGGACTCGAGGGCGGCCTCTAG
- a CDS encoding extracellular solute-binding protein gives MRRRTTTTVRIGAPLAALSLALAACGGGSDEAAANALPEELAVASTVDMTDEEYATYLADLAEASKAEGGQLNYYFSAPAAAAEKQIDLFIEEYPWVKLEYTSGGTLELIERIITENAAGRPSADIIQGGPLEDNTLCRDEGLCLAYDPRGEGGLPADRAYPDCVCSVADFFTFHIVYNTDKVTASEAPATYEDLTDPKWKGRFGINIDQLDWFAGMLAHLGEEPGLELMEAIAANEPVVYSGADGLEKLAAGEFDVALPQTATRTIRDLIVAGAPIDIVTTPVTIAQPDMYFALADAPHPATARLYLEWLMSDDWQNTVGEAVVKIPIKPGAPIPSSAEGILQSELFFETTDNFGDYDTRVEQHQSIFVTG, from the coding sequence ATGAGACGTCGTACCACGACCACCGTACGGATCGGCGCGCCGTTGGCGGCGCTGTCGCTCGCCCTGGCCGCCTGCGGCGGCGGGTCCGACGAGGCGGCGGCGAACGCACTGCCCGAGGAGCTCGCGGTGGCGTCGACGGTGGACATGACCGACGAGGAGTACGCCACCTACCTGGCCGATCTGGCGGAGGCGTCGAAGGCGGAGGGCGGGCAGCTCAACTACTACTTCAGCGCCCCGGCTGCCGCCGCCGAGAAGCAGATCGACCTGTTCATCGAGGAGTATCCGTGGGTGAAGCTGGAGTACACCTCCGGCGGCACGCTCGAACTGATCGAGCGCATCATCACCGAGAACGCGGCCGGCCGGCCCAGCGCCGACATCATTCAGGGCGGCCCGTTGGAGGACAACACCCTCTGCCGTGACGAGGGCCTGTGCCTGGCGTACGACCCGCGCGGGGAGGGCGGCCTGCCGGCGGACCGGGCCTACCCGGACTGCGTCTGCTCGGTGGCCGACTTCTTCACCTTCCACATCGTCTACAACACCGACAAGGTCACCGCGTCGGAGGCCCCCGCCACCTACGAGGACCTGACCGACCCGAAGTGGAAGGGCCGGTTCGGCATCAACATCGACCAGCTCGACTGGTTCGCCGGGATGCTGGCGCACCTGGGTGAGGAACCCGGCCTGGAGTTGATGGAGGCGATCGCCGCCAACGAACCGGTCGTCTACTCCGGTGCCGACGGCCTGGAGAAGCTCGCGGCCGGGGAGTTCGACGTCGCACTCCCGCAGACCGCGACCCGCACGATCCGGGACCTGATCGTCGCCGGGGCACCGATCGACATCGTCACCACGCCGGTGACCATCGCCCAGCCGGACATGTACTTCGCGCTGGCGGACGCGCCGCACCCGGCCACCGCCCGGCTGTACCTGGAGTGGCTGATGAGCGACGACTGGCAGAACACGGTCGGCGAGGCCGTGGTGAAGATCCCGATCAAGCCGGGAGCGCCGATCCCCTCGTCGGCCGAGGGCATCCTGCAGAGCGAGCTGTTCTTCGAGACCACCGACAACTTCGGTGACTACGACACCCGCGTCGAGCAGCACCAGTCGATCTTCGTGACGGGCTGA